The following proteins are co-located in the Streptomyces sp. NBC_01198 genome:
- a CDS encoding DNA-binding protein gives MEARELQRGWYGEPLGELFQRLIGDLGLNQARLAAVLGLSAPMLSQLKSGQRAKIGNPAVVQRLQALQELAWQVAEGRTGALEAAARMDEIRESAGSSVLGTTSHPAAAAAVAPRQVVRGIQEVLRSVASAEEIEQAAHSLARSHPHLAEFLRVYGAGRTSEAVAHYEAHRD, from the coding sequence ATGGAGGCCAGGGAGCTGCAGCGGGGGTGGTACGGGGAGCCGTTGGGGGAGTTGTTCCAGCGGCTGATCGGGGATCTGGGGCTCAATCAGGCGCGGCTGGCCGCGGTGCTCGGGCTGTCGGCGCCGATGCTGTCGCAACTCAAGAGCGGGCAGCGGGCCAAGATCGGCAACCCGGCGGTGGTGCAGCGGCTGCAGGCGCTGCAGGAGCTGGCGTGGCAGGTGGCCGAGGGGCGTACCGGGGCGCTGGAGGCGGCGGCCAGGATGGACGAGATCCGCGAGTCGGCGGGGTCCTCGGTGCTCGGCACGACCTCGCATCCGGCGGCCGCGGCAGCGGTCGCGCCCCGGCAGGTGGTGCGGGGCATCCAGGAGGTGCTGCGGTCGGTCGCGTCGGCCGAGGAGATCGAGCAGGCCGCCCACTCCCTCGCGCGGAGCCATCCCCACCTGGCAGAGTTCCTTCGTGTGTACGGCGCCGGGCGGACGAGTGAGGCCGTGGCCCACTACGAGGCGCACCGGGACTGA